In Symphalangus syndactylus isolate Jambi chromosome 6, NHGRI_mSymSyn1-v2.1_pri, whole genome shotgun sequence, a genomic segment contains:
- the LARGE2 gene encoding xylosyl- and glucuronyltransferase LARGE2 isoform X1: MLPRGRPRALGAAALLLLLLLLLLGFLVFGGDLGCERREPGGRAGAPGCFPGPLMPRVPADGRLRRAAALDGDPGAGPGDHNRSGCGPKPPPPPPKCELLHVAIVCAGHNSSRDVITLVKSMLFYRKNPLHLHLVTDAVARNILETLFHTWMVPAVRVSFYHADELKPQVSWIPNKHYSGLYGLMKLVLPSALPAELARVIVLDTDVTFASDISELWALFAHFSDTQAIGLVENQSDWYLGNLWKNHRPWPALGRGFNTGVILLRLDRLRQAGWEQMWRLTARRELLTLPATSLADQDIFNAVIKEHPGLVQRLPCVWNVQLSDHTLAERCYSEASDLKVIHWNSPKKLRVKNKHVEFFRNFYLTFLGYDGNLLRRELFVCPSQPPPGAEQLQQALAQLDEEDPCFEFRQQQLTVHRVHVTFLPHEPPPPRPHDVTLVAQLSMDRLQMLEALCRHWPGPMSLALYLTDAEAQQFLHFVEASPVLAARQDVAYHVVYREGPLYPVNQLRNVALAQALTPYVFLSDIDFLPAYSLYDYLRASIEQLGLGSWRKAALVVPAFETLHYRFSFPHSKVELLASLDVGALYTFRYHEWPRGHAPTDYARWRGAQAPYRVQWAPDYEPYVVVPRDCPRYDPRFVGFGWNKVAHTVELDAQEYELLVLPEAFTIHLPHAPSLDISRFRSSPAYRDCLQALKDEFHQDLSRHHGAAALKYLPALRQPQSPA, translated from the exons ATGTTGCCCCGAGGGCGCCCCCGGGCGCTGGGGGCCGCCgcgctgttgctgctgctgctgctgctgctgctcggATTCCTCGTGTTCGGTGGGGACCTGGGGTGTGAGCGCCGCGAGCCTGGCGGGCGAGCGGGGGCCCCGGGATGCTTCCCCGGCCCGCTCATGCCACGTGTCCCCGCAGACGGGAGGCTGCGGAGAGCCGCCGCCCTCGACGGAGACCCGGGGGCCGGCCCCGGGGACCACAACCGCTCCGGCTGCGGCCCaaagccgccgccgccgccgcccaaGTGCGAG CTCTTGCATGTGGCCATCGTGTGTGCGGGGCATAACTCCAGCCGAGACGTCATCACCCTGGTGAAGTCCATGCTCTTCTACAG GAAAAATCCACTGCACCTCCACTTGGTGACTGACGCCGTGGCCAGAAACATCCTGGAGACGCTCTTCCACACATGGATGGTGCCTGCCGTCCGTGTCAGCTTTTACCATGCCGATGAGCTCAAG CCCCAGGTCTCCTGGATTCCCAACAAGCACTACTCCGGCCTCTATGGGCTAATGAAGCTGGTGCTGCCCAGTGCCTTGCCCGCTGAGCTGGCCCGCGTCATTGTCCTGGACACGGATGTCACCTTCGCCTCTGACATCTCGGAGCTCTGGGCACTCTTTGCTCACTTTTCTG ACACGCAGGCGATCGGTCTCGTGGAGAACCAGAGTGACTGGTACCTGGGCAACCTCTGGAAGAACCACAGGCCCTGGCCTGCCTTGGGCCGGGGATTTAACACAG GTGTGATCCTGCTGCGGCTGGACCGGCTCCGACAGGCTGGCTGGGAGCAGATGTGGAGGCTGACGGCCAGGCGGGAGCTCCTTACCCTGCCTGCCACCTCACTGGCTGACCAG GACATCTTCAACGCTGTGATCAAGGAGCACCCGGGGCTAGTGCAGCGTCTGCCTTGTGTCTGGAATGTGCAGCTGTCAGATCACACACTGGCCGAGCGCTGCTACTCTGAGGCGTCTGACCTCAAG GTGATCCACTGGAACTCACCAAAGAAGCTTCGGGTGAAGAACAAGCACGTGGAATTCTTCCGCAATTTCTACCTGACCTTCCTGGGGTACGATGGGAACCTACTGCGGAGAGAGCTCTTTGTGTGCCCCAGCCAGCCCCCGCCTGGTGCTGAGCAG TTGCAGCAGGCCCTGGCACAACTGGATGAGGAAGACCCTTGCTTTGAGTTCCGGCAGCAGCAGCTCACTGTGCACCGTGTGCACGTCACTTTCCTGCCCCATGAACCGCCACCCCCCCGGCCTCACGACGTCACCCTTGTGGCCCAGCTGTCCATGGACCG GCTGCAGATGTTGGAAGCCCTGTGCAGGCACTGGCCTGGCCCCATGAGCCTGGCCTTGTACCTGACCGACGCAGAAGCTCAGCAGTTCCTGCATTTCGTCGAGGCCTCCCCAGTGCTTGCTGCCCGGCAGGACGTGGCTTACCACGTGGTGTACCGTGAGGGGCCCCTATACCCTGTCAACCAGCTTCGCAACGTGGCCTTGGCCCAGGCCCTCACGCCTTACGTCTTCCTCAGTGACATTGACTTCCTGCCTGCCTATTCGCTCTACGACTACCTCAG GGCCTCCATTGAGCAGCTGGGGCTGGGCAGCTGGCGCAAGGCAGCGCTGGTGGTGCCGGCATTCGAGACCCTGCACTACCGCTTCAGCTTCCCCCATTCCAAGGTGGAGCTGCTGGCCTCGCTGGATGTGGGCGCCCTCTACACCTTCAG GTACCACGAGTGGCCCCGGGGCCACGCACCCACAGACTATGCCCGCTGGCGGGGAGCCCAGGCCCCGTACCGTGTGCAGTGGGCGCCCGACTATGAACCCTACGTGGTGGTGCCACGAGACTGTCCCCGCTATGACCCTCGCTTTGTGGGCTTCGGCTGGAACAAGGTGGCCCACACTGTGGAGCTGGATGCCCAG GAGTATGAGCTGCTGGTGCTGCCTGAGGCCTTCACCATCCATCTGCCCCACGCTCCAAGCCTGGACATCTCCCGCTTCCGCTCCAGCCCCGCCTATCGTGACTGCCTCCAGGCCCTCAAGGACGAATTCCACCAGGACTTGTCCCGCCACCATGGGGCTGCTGCCCTCAAATACCTCCCGGCCCTGCGGCAGCCCCAGAGCCCtgcctga
- the LARGE2 gene encoding xylosyl- and glucuronyltransferase LARGE2 isoform X2: MLPRGRPRALGAAALLLLLLLLLLGFLVFDGRLRRAAALDGDPGAGPGDHNRSGCGPKPPPPPPKCELLHVAIVCAGHNSSRDVITLVKSMLFYRKNPLHLHLVTDAVARNILETLFHTWMVPAVRVSFYHADELKPQVSWIPNKHYSGLYGLMKLVLPSALPAELARVIVLDTDVTFASDISELWALFAHFSDTQAIGLVENQSDWYLGNLWKNHRPWPALGRGFNTGVILLRLDRLRQAGWEQMWRLTARRELLTLPATSLADQDIFNAVIKEHPGLVQRLPCVWNVQLSDHTLAERCYSEASDLKVIHWNSPKKLRVKNKHVEFFRNFYLTFLGYDGNLLRRELFVCPSQPPPGAEQLQQALAQLDEEDPCFEFRQQQLTVHRVHVTFLPHEPPPPRPHDVTLVAQLSMDRLQMLEALCRHWPGPMSLALYLTDAEAQQFLHFVEASPVLAARQDVAYHVVYREGPLYPVNQLRNVALAQALTPYVFLSDIDFLPAYSLYDYLRASIEQLGLGSWRKAALVVPAFETLHYRFSFPHSKVELLASLDVGALYTFRYHEWPRGHAPTDYARWRGAQAPYRVQWAPDYEPYVVVPRDCPRYDPRFVGFGWNKVAHTVELDAQEYELLVLPEAFTIHLPHAPSLDISRFRSSPAYRDCLQALKDEFHQDLSRHHGAAALKYLPALRQPQSPA, translated from the exons ATGTTGCCCCGAGGGCGCCCCCGGGCGCTGGGGGCCGCCgcgctgttgctgctgctgctgctgctgctgctcggATTCCTCGTGTTCG ACGGGAGGCTGCGGAGAGCCGCCGCCCTCGACGGAGACCCGGGGGCCGGCCCCGGGGACCACAACCGCTCCGGCTGCGGCCCaaagccgccgccgccgccgcccaaGTGCGAG CTCTTGCATGTGGCCATCGTGTGTGCGGGGCATAACTCCAGCCGAGACGTCATCACCCTGGTGAAGTCCATGCTCTTCTACAG GAAAAATCCACTGCACCTCCACTTGGTGACTGACGCCGTGGCCAGAAACATCCTGGAGACGCTCTTCCACACATGGATGGTGCCTGCCGTCCGTGTCAGCTTTTACCATGCCGATGAGCTCAAG CCCCAGGTCTCCTGGATTCCCAACAAGCACTACTCCGGCCTCTATGGGCTAATGAAGCTGGTGCTGCCCAGTGCCTTGCCCGCTGAGCTGGCCCGCGTCATTGTCCTGGACACGGATGTCACCTTCGCCTCTGACATCTCGGAGCTCTGGGCACTCTTTGCTCACTTTTCTG ACACGCAGGCGATCGGTCTCGTGGAGAACCAGAGTGACTGGTACCTGGGCAACCTCTGGAAGAACCACAGGCCCTGGCCTGCCTTGGGCCGGGGATTTAACACAG GTGTGATCCTGCTGCGGCTGGACCGGCTCCGACAGGCTGGCTGGGAGCAGATGTGGAGGCTGACGGCCAGGCGGGAGCTCCTTACCCTGCCTGCCACCTCACTGGCTGACCAG GACATCTTCAACGCTGTGATCAAGGAGCACCCGGGGCTAGTGCAGCGTCTGCCTTGTGTCTGGAATGTGCAGCTGTCAGATCACACACTGGCCGAGCGCTGCTACTCTGAGGCGTCTGACCTCAAG GTGATCCACTGGAACTCACCAAAGAAGCTTCGGGTGAAGAACAAGCACGTGGAATTCTTCCGCAATTTCTACCTGACCTTCCTGGGGTACGATGGGAACCTACTGCGGAGAGAGCTCTTTGTGTGCCCCAGCCAGCCCCCGCCTGGTGCTGAGCAG TTGCAGCAGGCCCTGGCACAACTGGATGAGGAAGACCCTTGCTTTGAGTTCCGGCAGCAGCAGCTCACTGTGCACCGTGTGCACGTCACTTTCCTGCCCCATGAACCGCCACCCCCCCGGCCTCACGACGTCACCCTTGTGGCCCAGCTGTCCATGGACCG GCTGCAGATGTTGGAAGCCCTGTGCAGGCACTGGCCTGGCCCCATGAGCCTGGCCTTGTACCTGACCGACGCAGAAGCTCAGCAGTTCCTGCATTTCGTCGAGGCCTCCCCAGTGCTTGCTGCCCGGCAGGACGTGGCTTACCACGTGGTGTACCGTGAGGGGCCCCTATACCCTGTCAACCAGCTTCGCAACGTGGCCTTGGCCCAGGCCCTCACGCCTTACGTCTTCCTCAGTGACATTGACTTCCTGCCTGCCTATTCGCTCTACGACTACCTCAG GGCCTCCATTGAGCAGCTGGGGCTGGGCAGCTGGCGCAAGGCAGCGCTGGTGGTGCCGGCATTCGAGACCCTGCACTACCGCTTCAGCTTCCCCCATTCCAAGGTGGAGCTGCTGGCCTCGCTGGATGTGGGCGCCCTCTACACCTTCAG GTACCACGAGTGGCCCCGGGGCCACGCACCCACAGACTATGCCCGCTGGCGGGGAGCCCAGGCCCCGTACCGTGTGCAGTGGGCGCCCGACTATGAACCCTACGTGGTGGTGCCACGAGACTGTCCCCGCTATGACCCTCGCTTTGTGGGCTTCGGCTGGAACAAGGTGGCCCACACTGTGGAGCTGGATGCCCAG GAGTATGAGCTGCTGGTGCTGCCTGAGGCCTTCACCATCCATCTGCCCCACGCTCCAAGCCTGGACATCTCCCGCTTCCGCTCCAGCCCCGCCTATCGTGACTGCCTCCAGGCCCTCAAGGACGAATTCCACCAGGACTTGTCCCGCCACCATGGGGCTGCTGCCCTCAAATACCTCCCGGCCCTGCGGCAGCCCCAGAGCCCtgcctga